A genome region from Mastacembelus armatus chromosome 8, fMasArm1.2, whole genome shotgun sequence includes the following:
- the LOC113140443 gene encoding ferritin, middle subunit-like, with the protein MESQVRQNYHRECEAAINRMVNMELFASYTYTSMAFYFSRDDVALPGFAHFFKENSEEEKEHAHKLLSFQNNRGGRIVLQDVKKPERDEWGSGLEAMQCALQLEKKVNQALLDLHKLASQHVDPHLCDFLETHYLNEQVEAIKKLGDHITNLTKMDAQNNKLAEYLFDKHTLEGKS; encoded by the exons ATGGAGTCCCAAGTGCGTCAGAACTACCACCGCGAGTGCGAGGCCGCCATCAACCGGATGGTGAACATGGAGCTGTTTGCCTCCTACACCTACACTTCCATG GCCTTTTACTTCTCCCGTGATGATGTGGCTCTCCCAGGCTTTGCCCATTTCTTCAAGGAGAACagtgaagaggagaaggagcacGCCCATAAACTCTTGTCCTTCCAAAACAACAGAGGAGGACGCATTGTCCTCCAGGACGTCAAG AAACCAGAGCGTGATGAGTGGGGAAGTGGGCTGGAGGCCATGCAGTGTGCCCTGCAGCTGGAGAAGAAAGTCAACCAGGCTCTGCTGGACCTGCACAAACTGGCCTCCCAGCATGTTGACCCTCAT CTGTGTGACTTCCTGGAGACCCACTACCTGAACGAACAGGTGGAGGCCATCAAGAAGTTGGGTGACCACATCACCAACCTCACCAAAATGGATGCCCAGAACAACAAGCTGGCAGAGTACCTGTTTGACAAGCACACCCTGGAGGGCAAGAGCTAA
- the LOC113140445 gene encoding ferritin, middle subunit isoform X1, translated as MESQVRQNYHRECEAAINRMVNMELFASYTYTSMAFYFSRDDVALPGFAHFFKENSEEEKEHAHKLLSFQNNRGGRIVLQDVKKPERDEWGSGLEAMQCALQLEKKVNQALLDLHKLASEHVDPHLCDFLETHYLNEQVEAIKKLGDHITNLTKMDAQNNKLAEYLFDKHTLEGKS; from the exons ATGGAGTCCCAAGTGCGTCAGAACTACCACCGCGAGTGCGAGGCCGCCATCAATCGGATGGTGAACATGGAGCTGTTTGCCTCCTACACCTACACTTCCATG GCCTTTTACTTCTCCCGTGATGATGTGGCTCTCCCAGGCTTTGCCCATTTCTTCAAGGAGAACagtgaagaggagaaggagcacGCCCATAAACTCTTGTCCTTCCAAAACAACAGAGGAGGACGCATTGTCCTCCAGGATGTCAAG AAACCAGAGCGTGATGAGTGGGGAAGTGGGCTGGAGGCCATGCAGTGTGCCCTGCAGCTGGAGAAGAAAGTCAACCAGGCTCTGCTGGACCTGCACAAACTGGCCTCTGAGCATGTTGACCCTCAT CTGTGTGACTTCCTGGAGACCCACTACCTGAACGAACAGGTGGAGGCCATCAAGAAGTTGGGTGACCACATCACCAACCTCACCAAAATGGATGCCCAGAACAACAAGCTGGCAGAGTACCTGTTTGACAAGCACACCCTGGAGGGCAAGAGCTAA
- the LOC113140444 gene encoding ferritin, middle subunit translates to MESQVRQNYHRECEAAINRMVNMELFASYTYTSMAFYFSRDDVALPGFAHFFKENSEEEKEHAHKLLSFQNNRGGRIVLQDVKKPERDEWGSGLEAMQCALQLEKKVNQALLDLHKLASEHVDPHLCDFLETHYLNEQVEAIKKLGDHITNLTKMDAQNNKLAEYLFDKHTLEGKS, encoded by the exons ATGGAGTCCCAAGTGCGTCAGAACTACCACCGCGAGTGCGAGGCCGCCATCAACCGGATGGTGAACATGGAGCTGTTTGCCTCCTACACCTACACTTCCATG GCCTTTTACTTCTCCCGTGATGATGTGGCTCTCCCAGGCTTTGCCCATTTCTTCAAGGAGAACagtgaagaggagaaggagcacGCCCATAAACTCTTGTCCTTCCAAAACAACAGAGGAGGACGCATTGTCCTCCAGGACGTCAAG AAACCAGAGCGTGATGAGTGGGGAAGTGGGCTGGAGGCCATGCAGTGTGCCCTGCAGCTGGAGAAGAAAGTCAACCAGGCTCTGCTGGACCTGCACAAACTGGCCTCTGAGCATGTTGACCCTCAT CTGTGTGACTTCCTGGAGACCCACTACCTGAACGAACAGGTGGAGGCCATCAAGAAGTTGGGTGACCACATCACCAACCTCACCAAAATGGATGCCCAGAACAACAAGCTGGCAGAGTACCTGTTTGACAAGCACACCCTGGAGGGCAAGAGCTAA
- the LOC113140445 gene encoding ferritin, middle subunit isoform X2 codes for MAFYFSRDDVALPGFAHFFKENSEEEKEHAHKLLSFQNNRGGRIVLQDVKKPERDEWGSGLEAMQCALQLEKKVNQALLDLHKLASEHVDPHLCDFLETHYLNEQVEAIKKLGDHITNLTKMDAQNNKLAEYLFDKHTLEGKS; via the exons atg GCCTTTTACTTCTCCCGTGATGATGTGGCTCTCCCAGGCTTTGCCCATTTCTTCAAGGAGAACagtgaagaggagaaggagcacGCCCATAAACTCTTGTCCTTCCAAAACAACAGAGGAGGACGCATTGTCCTCCAGGATGTCAAG AAACCAGAGCGTGATGAGTGGGGAAGTGGGCTGGAGGCCATGCAGTGTGCCCTGCAGCTGGAGAAGAAAGTCAACCAGGCTCTGCTGGACCTGCACAAACTGGCCTCTGAGCATGTTGACCCTCAT CTGTGTGACTTCCTGGAGACCCACTACCTGAACGAACAGGTGGAGGCCATCAAGAAGTTGGGTGACCACATCACCAACCTCACCAAAATGGATGCCCAGAACAACAAGCTGGCAGAGTACCTGTTTGACAAGCACACCCTGGAGGGCAAGAGCTAA